CGCGCCAGCCACACGCCCGAGACCGCGACCACCATGCCGGCCAGCGCCAGCCCGCTCAGCGTCTCGCCGAACATCGCCCACGCGATCAGCGCGGTGGTGGGCGGCGTCAGGTAGAACAGGCTGGCGACGTTGACCGCGCTGCCACTGCGGATCAGCAGGTTGAGCAGGCTGATCGCGCCCACCGACAGCACCACCACGAGCCACAGCAGCGCGAACACGAATTCGCCGGTCCACTGGATCTGCATCGTCTCGGTCTGGCTGGCGACCAGCGCCGACAGCAGCAGCGTGGGCAGGAACTGCAGCACCGCGCCGGTGCGCAGGTCGAAGCGGGGGCAGAAGCGCTTCTGGTACAGCGTGCCGACGGTGATGCCGGCGAGCGCCGCCAGGGCCGGGGTCAGCATGTGCAGCAGGCGGTCGGCGTCGACACCGGCGCCGATCTTGTTGCTGACCACCAGCGCCACCCCGATGAAGCCGAGCGCCAGCCCGATCCACTGCCGTGCCGACACCCGCTCGCCAAGCAGCATGCCGGCGCCGAGCGCGGTCAGCAGCGGCTGCATGCCCACGACCAGCGCGGTCACGCCGGCAGGCAGGCCGCGGTGGATCGCCATGAACACGCCGCCGAGGTAGATCGCATGCACGAGGACGCCGGTGAGGGCGACGTGCGCCGCCTCCCGCGGGCTGCGCGGCCAGGGCGCGCGGGTTGCCAGTGCCACCGCCGCCATCAGCACCACCACCAGCACATAGCGCGTGGACAGGAAGGTCAGCGGCTCCGCATAGGGCAGGCCGAACTTGGCGCCGATGAAGCCGGTGCTCCACAGCACCACGAAGAGCAGCGGCATCAGCCGCTGGGCGGGAGAGGAAGCGGTCATGATGGTGGTGGGCGGTTGGCGGGGGAGAGGTCCGGCGGGGCCGGAAACGAAAAAGCGGCGCCGGGCGCCGCTTTGCAGGCCGGATCGGGCGTGCTTACTCGTCGAGTACCGCGGAGGTATAGACCTCCTGCACGTCGTCGAGCGATTCGAGCGCGTCGAGCAGCTTCTGCATGCGCGCGGCGTCGTCGCCGGAGAGTTCGGTCTCGTTCTGCGCCTTCATCGTCACTTCGCCGAATTCGGCGGTGAAGCCCGCCTTTTCCAGCGTTTCCTTGACCGTGGTGAACTCCCACGGCCCGGTGATGACCTCGATCGAGCCGTCGTCGTTGGCAACCACGTCCTCGGCGCCGGCTTCCAGCGCGGCTTCCATCAGCGCGTCCTCGTCGGTGCCGGGGGCGAACATCAGCTGGCCGCAGTGCTTGAACTGGAAGGCCACGCAGCCGTCGGTGCCCATGTTGCCGCCGTACTTGGAGAACGCGTGGCGCACGTCGGCCACGGTACGGGTCTTGTTGTCGGTGAGGCAATCGACCATCACCGCGGCGCCGGCGATGCCATAGCCTTCGTAGCGCGCTTCCTCGTAGGTCACGCCTTCGAGCTGGCCGGTGCCGCGCTTGATCGCGTTCTCGATGTTGTCCTTGGGCATCGACTCGGCCTTGGCCTTGTCGATCGCCAGGCGCAGGCGCGGGTTGGCGTTAGGATCGCCTCCGCCCATCTTGGCGGCGACGGTGACTTCCTTGATCAGCTTGGTGAAGACCTTGCCCCGCTTGGCGTCCTGGCGCCCCTTGCGGTGCTGGATGTTGGCCCATTTGGAATGACCAGCCATATAAACCTCGATGCAACCGTGTGCGATGGAAGCCCGCCATTATACAGACGGCACGGCAACTGCCGGCGCGCTCTGGTAGATTCGGCGCTGCATGCAGCCAGAATCCCACCGCGTCCCGGAGAGCCCCTCGATGTGCCTGTTGCGCCCCGTGTTGTTGTTCCTGCTGCTGCTCGCCGGCAGCGCCTTTGCGGCCGACGAGGAGCCGATCTACGGCGGCTGCGTGGATGCCCGCGGGGCGGCGGTCGTCACGCTGATCGACCCCCAACTGCCGTCCGCGGTCGCCACCGCCACCGAGGCCGGGCGCGCGGTCATCCGTCATAACCCCGACGCGCTGCCGCGGCTGCTCGCGGCCAGCCGCAGCTTTCTTTACGCACAGGCCTGCGCCCGGCTCAACCTTGGCTACCCGGCGGATGGCGAACTCGGCCTCGCCGAAGCGCAACGCGCCGACTGCGCGGCGCTCGCCACGCTGCAGCGCTCGGGCCTGCTCGCGAACACCTCGCTGCCTGCGCTGGAGGCCGATCTGCGGTTTTCCGACTCCGAATGGGCGGCGTTGCCGGGGCCGCGCCGGACCATCGGCTTTTCGGCCTGTCCACCGCCGTCGCGCGGCAATCTGCGCCTGCCGGGCGCGGAGGCGGCGGGCAGCCCGGCGTGGAATGCCTGCGTGCGCGCCTGCGCCGCGCCGCTGTACCAATGCCAGGCGCGCTGCGCGGCCGGGGGCTGCGCCGACTGCCAGGCGGCCTATGATCGTTGTAACCGCGCCTGCGACGGGCGCTGATACCCGTCCCGATACACCGACAACACCGGGGTGATGCCATGACCGAACCGCTGCTGATCGCCAAGACCCACGACAAGGACCTCTGCCTGCTGCCGCGGCTGGCCAACCGCCACGGCCTCATCACCGGCGCCACCGGCACCGGCAAGACCGTGACCCTGCAGCGCATGGCGGAATCCTTCGCCAGCATCGGCGTGCCGGTGTTCATGGCCGACGTGAAGGGCGACCTCTCCGGCATCGGCGCCGCCGGCGTCGCCTCCGACAAGCTGATGCAGCGGCTGGCCGCGATCGGCATCACCGAATTCACCCCGCGCGCCAACACCACGGTGTTCTGGGATGTGTACGGCGCCGCCGGCCATCCGGTGCGGGCGACGATCTCCGACATGGGGCCGCTGTTGCTGGCGCGCCTGCTCAACCTCAACGACACCCAGGCCGGCGTGCTGCAACTGGTGTTCAAGATCGCCGACGACAACGGCCTGCTGCTGCTCGACCTCAAAGACCTGCGGGCGATGATCCAGCACGTGGGCGAGAACGCGAAGAGTTTCACCACCGAGTACGGCAACGTCTCCGCGGCTTCGATCGGCGCCATCCAGCGCAACCTGCTGGCGCTCGAGGAGCAGGGCGGCGACGTGTTCTTCGGCGAGCCGATGCTCGACATCGCCGACCTGATGCAGACCGATGCCGACGGCCGCGGCGTCATCAATGTGCTCGCCGCCGACAAGCTCTACCACTCGCCCAAGCTCTACTCCACCTTCCTGCTGTGGATGCTGTCCGAACTCTTCGAGCAGCTGCCGGAAGTGGGCGACCTCGACAAGCCCAAGCTGGTGTTCTTCTTCGACGAGGCCCACTTGCTGTTCGCCGACGCGCCCAAGGCGCTGGTGGAAAAGGTGGAGCAGGTGGTACGGCTGATCCGCTCCAAGGGCGTCGGCGTCTATTTCGTCACCCAGAACCCGCTCGACGTGCCGGAAACCGTGCTCGGCCAGCTCGGCAACCGCGTCCAGCACGCGCTGCGCGCCTTCACTCCGCGCGACCAGAAGGCGGTGAAGACCGCCGCCGAAACCATGCGCGCCAACCCCGCTTTCGACGCCGCCACCGCGATCACCGAACTGGGCGTCGGCGAGGCGCTGGTGTCCTTCCTCGATGACAAGGGCCGTCCGGAAGTCGTGGAACGCGGCTTCGTCGTGGCGCCCGCCTCGCGGCTGGGTCCGCTGGCGCCGGCGGAGCGCGACGCGGCGATCCGCGCCTCGGTGCTCTACGGCCATTACGAGAAGGCGGTGGATCGCGAATCCGCCTACGAGATCCTGCGGGGCAAGGCTGCCGCCGCCGCGCAGCCGGAAGGCGCACCCGCCGGAAACGGCGGCGGTGCTGTGGGCGGCGCGGCGGGCGGAATCGACATGAACGACATCCTGTTCGGCTCCACCGGCCCGCGCGGCGGCAAGCGCGACGGGCTGGTGCAGATCGCCGCCAAGACCATCACCCGCACCATCGGCAGCTCGCTCGGCCGCCAGATCGTGCGTGGCGTGCTCGGCTCGCTGCTGGGCAGCAAGCGCTGAGGGTAGGCGTCGCCTCGCGGCCCCGGGGCGTGCGGCTCAGTCGCGCAGGAAGCGCTCGATCGCGTCCATGAACACGCGCGCCCGCGCGGGCACCAGCCCGCGGCCGGGCAGATGGGCATAGATCTTCAACGGATGCGGCACATGGTCCGCCAGCAGCGGCACCAGCGTGCCCGCTTCGAGTTCGCGCCGGCAGTACGAGGCGGCCAGCATGGTTGCGCCGTGGCCGGCGATCGCCGCCTGCAGGCGCAACGCCGCGTTGGTGGTGCGTAGCGGGCCGCGCGGCTGCACGCTGTGGGTGCGGCCGTCGGCGGCTTCGAAGTGCCAGCGCGCCTCACCGGGCATCGACAGGCAGGGCCAATCCTCCAGCTCCGCCACGCTGCGCGGCAACCCCAGCCGGCGCACCAGCGCGGGGGCTGCGTACAGCCCCCGGGCCACGCTATAGACCCGGCGCACTATCCGTTCGGAATCCGGCAGCGCCTCGCCGGTGGCAAAGAACACCACGTCATAGCCGCCGCTGGCGGGCTCGGCGCCGAGGATGCGGACGTCGATCTCGATCTGCAGCCGCGGATGGCGGTTGAGCACGTCGTTGACCACTTCGCCGAGCTGGATCGCGCCGAACTCGTAGGGCGTGGCAATCCGCAGCACGCCCTGCGGTTCGTCGCGCGCGTCGCCGGCCTCGGCCGCCACCGCATCCAGCCGTTCGAACAGCGGCAGCACCTGGGCCAGCATGCGCTCGCCCTGCTCGGTCAGCGCCAGCCGGCGCGTGCTGCGTTCGATCAGGCGCTGGCCGAGCTGGCGTTCCAGTCGTGCCACCGCGTGGCTGACCGAGGATTTCGGCAGGTCGAGCTGCTCGGCCGCGCGGGTGAAGCTGCCGCTTTGCGCGACGGTGGCGAAGGCGTACCAGTCGTTCCAGTTGATTGTTCGCATGGTTGCACAGAGCGTACATATCGAGATGTTTATTCAATGTTACGCACAATGTAAGTTGCGTGCATGTCGCCTCCGCCCCCGTCCTTTCCGCCCCCCGCGGTCCCGTGCACGGCCGCTCCCGCCCGTGCGGTGCTGCTCAGCGCCCACCCCGAACTGCGGCCGCTGCGCGTCCATGCCTTCGGGGCCACGCTGGGACTGGTGGCCGGGGTGGATTTCGTTGCCGCGATCCTGATCGCGATGGCGGGCACCCAGGTCCAGCATGGCCTGGGGGTGGCACCGCGCGACTTCCTGTGGGCGCTGACCAGCTACGCGGTGGCGGCGGTGATGGCCAACCTGATGCTGGTGCAGCTGGCGGGGCGGGTGAACTACCGCCGCTTCACGCTCGCCAGCCTGACGGTCTTCATCGCCGGCGCGCTCGGCTGCGCGGCGGCCAGCTCGCTGCCGGCCTTCACCGCGGCCCGCCTGGTGCAGGGCCTGGGTGGCGGCGGGCTGTTCGCGGCGGCACGCATCCTGGCCCAGTACAGCTCGCAGCCGCAGGAGCGGCTGTCGCTGTTCTGGGGCTTCGGCGTGGCCAACTTCGCGCTCGTCGCGCTCGCCCCCTGGCTGGCGGGCTGGCTGGTGGCCCATCACGGCTGGCACACCCTGTTCCTGCTGCAGGCGGGGCTGGCGCTGCCCTTGCTGCCGCTGGTGGCGTGGCTGTATCCGCGCGTCGAGCGCACCCCGTCGCGCGCCCTCGGCCGGCTGGACTGGCCCGGCGTGCTGGCCTTTGCCGGCGGGGCGCTGCTGCTGGTCCATGCGCTGGAGCACCTGCGCTATCTCAGCCGTGCGGAACTGCCGCAGCTGGCCGCCTACGCGCTGCTCGGGCTGGTGCTGCTGGGGGTGGTGATGCGGCGCTTCGCGCGCCATCCCGACCCCTGGCTCGATCCGCGCCGGCTGGCCAGCCGCCGCTACCTGGCCGGGCTCGCCTTCTACGGCGTGTTCTACCTGATCTGCGGCTACTGGAACTTCCTGGTCCCGGCGGTGCTGGTCGACGGCCTGGGCTTCGGCCTCGACACGGTGGGCGGGCTGCTCGCGCTCGGCGGGCTCACCACGCTGGGCGCGGTGGTCGTCTTCCATCTCTGCCTGCCCTACATCATGCGCAAGCGCCGCTATATCGCGCTCGGCTATGTCGGCCTCGCGGCCGCCTTCACGCTGATGGCCGTCAGCGCGCGGCCCGGTGCCGGGGTGCTGGACGTGCTGCCGCCCATCGTGCTGCAGGGGGCGATGCCGGTGCTGGCGCTGCTGCAGGTGGCGATGATGACCTTCGTCGACATGCCGACCGAGGACTTTGCCCACGCCTACGCGTTCAAGAACATCGTCCGCGAGATCCTCAACGCGCTCGGCACCGGGCTCGCGGTGCTGCAGCTGCACCACGGCACCGCGGCGGCGCAGGCGGCGATGCAGGCCGCCACCCCCGGCCCGCTGCAGCCCCACCTGGCCGAGGTGGTGCATCGGGCGGCGGTGGGCACCGCCGCCGGCCAGATGCTGTCCGGCCTGGCGCTGGCCTGCCTGCTGGTGGCGGCGGTTGCGGTGTGGCAGCGCGCGCTGCGCTGAGCGCATCTCGCGCGCGCGGTTGTCTGCGCGCGGCGGCGATGGCCTAATCGCGGATTCGATCGGAATGGCGGGGCGGTAATGACGGCGGCAAGTAGCAAGGCGGCAGAGGGCGGTGGTGCGCCGCCGGTCGCGTCCCAGGCGGTGAGCGGGCGTGCGCTCGGGTTCGCGTTCGCCATCGCCGGCGCGGTCGGCTTCTCGTTCAAGGCCATCCTGGTCAAGCTCGCCTACCGGCATCAGGTGGATGCGGAAACCCTGCTGGCGCTGCGGATGGCGTTTTCGCTGCCTTTCTTCCTGGTGATGGGCTGGGCCGCCAGCCGCCGCGCCGCCGACCGTCTGTCGGCGCGCGACTGGGTCTGGATGGCGGGGCTGGGGCTGTTCGGCTACTACCTCGCCAGCTACCTCGATTTTCTCGGGCTGGATTACATCTCCGCCGCGCTCGAGCGGCTGATCCTGTTCCTGTATCCCACCATCGTGATCGTGCTGTCGGCGCTGTTCCTCGGCAAGCCGATCACGCGCCGGATGCTGGCGGCGCTGGCGCTGTGCTACCTCGGCATCGCGCTCGCGGTGGGGCACGACCTGGATGTTTCGGGCACGGTGCAGGAAGTGGCGCTCGGTTGCGCGCTGGTGTTCGCCAGCGCAGTGAGCTACGCGCTGTACCTGATGGGCAATGGCCAGGTGGTGGGCAGGCTCGGCTCGTCGCGCGTCACCGCGTACGCGAGCAGCTTCGCGTGCTTCTTCAGCCTCGGCCAGTTCGTGCTGATGCGTCCGCTGGAGGTGCTGCTTGCGCAGGCCTGGCAGGTGTATGCCTACGCCGGGCTGATGACCGTGTTCAGCACCGTCGCGCCGGTGTGGATGGTGTCCGAGGCGATCCGCCGCCTCGGTGCCGGCCCGGTGTCGCTCACCGGCACGCTCGCGCCGGCGATCACGATGCTGTTGGGCTGGATCATCCTGGGCGAGCAGATCGGCCTGTTCCAGTTGCTCGGCATGACGATGGTGGTGGCCGGGGTGATGGTGGTGGCGCGGCCACGGCGCTGATCCCCGCGCCGCTCGTCGGCGCGATTGTTACACGTCACGAAGCTGTCACCTGCCGCTGCAATGCTTCGCGCCCTTTCTGATGGGAGCGGGCATGCGGATACGAAGCAAGCTGCTGGCGCTGGTCGCCTGCGGCGTCATCGGGCTGGTGGTGTCGGGCGCGGTGAGCGTGGTGGGCATGCGCACCGTGGGCAGCGGCCTGCAGCACATCGACCGTAACAGCCTGCCTGCCATCCTGCAGCTGGAAACCATCAACGAGGCGCTGGCGTCGATTGCGCGCCGCACGCTGCAGGCGGCGATCTGGCGTGATGAATCCGGGGCCTACGGCCAGCAGGAGCTGGGCGAGGTCCTTGCGCTCAAGCAGGCGGCGTGGGCGCGGCTGGATGCCGCCTTTGCGGCCTATGGCGCGCTGCCGCGCGACGCCGCGGTGGAGCCGTTGTGGAAGGCTTTCGACGACAGTTTCACGCTCTGGCGCCGGCTCGATGCGCCGATGACCGAACTGCTCGAAGCGATGGTGCGCGGCATGACGCCCGAGGCGCAGCGCGAGGCCTTCGCCAGCTACTACGAATATCACTACGACCAGTACCGCGCGCTGGAGGCGACCCAGGCCAGCCTGCAGGCCCTGGTGGACGCGACGGCGGCGCAGGTGCGCGAGGACGCCGCGCTCGCCGTGGCACGTTCGGAGCGTTCGCTGTCGCTGCAGACCGCGGTCAGCGTCGCGGCGATCCTGGCGCTGTGCTGGATGGCCTTTTCGGTGCTGCGCTCGGTGTTGCGGCCGATCGAGGCGCTGCGCACCACGGTGCGCGAGATCGCCACCCGGAGCGACTTCACGCTGCGCGCGCCGGGGGAGGGCAAGGACGAAGTGGGCGAGACCGTGGCGGCTTTCAACGGCCTGGTCGAACGCACCCGCGCCGCGCTGGTGGACGTGCGCGAGCGGGCGGCGCAGATGCACGAAGCGGTGGCGGAGGTGTCGCGCGCAGCGCTGGGAGTGGCCGCCCGCGCCGAGCGCCAGAACGTATCGACTGGCGCGATGGCGGCGTCGCTGGAAGGGCTGACCGCGAGCATCAGCCAGGTGTCGGGCCACGCCGCCGCAGCGCGCGAGCTGTCGGTGGCCGCGGGGGAACGTGCGGGGGCGGGCGGCCGGGTGCTGGGCGACACGCTCGGCGCGATGGAATGCATTGCCGGCCGTGTTGGCGATGCCGGCCAGCTGATCGACCGCCTGGTCGGCGGGCTGCGCGAGGTGACGCAGGTGGTGGCGGTGATCCGCGAGGTGGCCGAGCAGACCAACCTGCTCGCGCTCAATGCCGCGATCGAGGCGGCGCGTGCCGGGGAGCAGGGGCGCGGCTTCGCGGTCGTCGCCGACGAGGTGCGGCGGCTGGCCGAGCGCACCGGGGACGCCACCGGCAACATCGCCGCGATCATGGCCCGCATCGAGCAGGCGGCCGCGATGTCCACGCAGGGCATGGCAGCGGCAGTGGAGGAGGCACGCCAGGGCGAGGCGCTTGCCGGCGAGGCCGGCGGCCATGTGCAGGCGATCCAGGAGGGGGCCGGGCGCGCGGCGGCCGCGGTGACCGACATCAGCCAGGCGTTGCAGGCGCAAAGCAGCGCCGGGCAGGACATTGTGCGTCACGTGGACGAGATCGCGCGCATGAGCGAGGAAAGCCGCCTCGCGTCTGCCGAGGCGGCCGACGCCGCGCGTCGGCTCGACGAACTGGCGGCGACGGTCGGTGCCACCGTCGGCCGCTTCCGCACCTGAGCAGCGGTCAGCGGCCGCCCTCGGTTGCCGGCCGAGCGGCGGCGAGGGAGCGCGCCTCCAGGCGGTGGGACCCGACGCTGAACGCCAGCGCCAGGATGGCCAGCGCCACCCCCACCCAGGGGATGCCGTCGTAGCCGACCCCCTGCCGTATGGCCACGCCGCCCACCCATGCGCCGATGGCGTTGCCGAGGTTGAACGCGCCCTGGTTGACCGTGGAGGCCAGATTGGGCGCGCCGGCAGCCTCGTTCACCACCCGCATCTGCAGCGGCGAGATCAGCGCGAAGGCGGCGACGCCCCACAGGAACACCACCGTCACCGCGCCGAGCGGCACCGGCAGCGCCGTGGGCAGTAGCGCCAGCACCGCGATCACCGCGACGAAGATGCCGATCACCGCCGGCATCAGCCGCCAGTCCGCCAGCCGCCCGCCGAGCAGGTTGCCGAGCGTGAGGCCGGCGCCGAACAGCAGCAGCACCAGCGTCACCCCGCGCGGCGAGATGCCGGTCACTTCCAGCAGCATCGGCGCGATATAGGTAAACACGCTGAACAGGCTGGCCGATGACAGCACGCTGATCAGCATCGCCAGCAGCACCTGCGTGCGGCGCAGTGCGCGCACCTCGTTGAGCAGGCCGCGGCTGCTGCCCGCGCCGAGGTCGTGCGGCGGCCAGCGGTGCAGCGTCAGCGCCGCGGCAACGCCGATCGCCACCACCGCCCAGAAGGTGGCGCGCCAGCCCGCGTGCTGGCCGAGCAAGGTGCCGAGCGGCACGCCGAGCACGTTCGCAAGCGTCAGCCCGGTGAACATCAGCGCGATCGCCTGGGCGCGACGTTCGGGCGCGACCAGCCCGGCGGCGACTACCGCGCCGAGGCCGAAGAAGGCACCGTGGCAGAACGCGGTGGCGATGCGCGCCGCCATCAGCGCGGCGTAGTCCGGCGCCAAGGCGCACAGCAGGTTGCCGGCGATGAACATGCCGATCAGGCCGAGCAGCGCGCGCCGGCGTTGCATGCGCGAGATCACCACGGCGAGGATGGGCGCGCCGATCACCACCCCCATCGCGTAGCCGGACACCAGCATGCCGGCGCGCGGGATGTCGACGCCGAGGTCGCGGGCGACCTCGGGCAGCAGACCCATGATGACGAATTCGGTGGTGCCGATGCCGAAGGAGGCGATGGCGAGGGCGAGGAGCGGAAGCGGCATGGGGCAGAAGGGTTTGCGGTGCTCGGATGGTGCGTTGCAGCATCTTACGCCCCGGCGGCGGCGGGCGCCGGGGCGGGTTTCAATATGCTGATGCCGCGCTGAGGCCGGGTCAGCGCCGCGCACCGAGGCGAAGTGCAAGCGCAACCGCACTGGCGGCGACCGCCACGCCGATTACGCCGTTCCAGCCCGCGTGGGCCAGCGCCAGGCTGCCGAGCGACGAGCCCGCCGCCATGCCGACGAACATGGTTGTGATCAGCAGCGCATTGATGCGGCTGCGCGCGCCGGCGTCCAGGCTGTAGACGATGCTCTGGTGGGCGACCAGCGCGGCCTGGATGCCGAAGTCGAAGCCGATTGCGCTCGCCACGATCAGACCGAGCCGGGCCGAAGGCGGCAGCAGCGGGGCCAGCCACATCGCTGCGAACGCCAGCAGTGCCAGGGCCGCGCCGAGCACGGTCACCGGCTGGGGGCCGCGACGGTCGGCAAGGCGGCCGGCGAGCGGCGCCGCCAGCGCACCCGCCGCGCCGGCCAGGCCGAAGGCGCCCGCCGCGGCGCTGCCGAGCTGGAAGCTGTCGTGCAGCATCACCGCCAGGGTGGACCAGAAGGCGCTGAAGCCTACCGACAGCAGTCCCTGCGCGAGGGCCGCGCGGCGCAGCGCCGGATGCGCCATCCACAACCCGCGCAGCGAGCCGAGCAGCGCAAGGTAGCTCGCCCGCGTGGTGGGTGGGATGTGCGGGATGCCGCGCCAGGCCACCACGCCGATCGCGGCGACCGCGAAGGCGGCGATGAAGTACATCGTGCGCCAGCCGAACTGCTCGGCGACGAAGCCGCTGACCACCCGCGACAGCAGGATGCCGAGCAGCAGTCCGGTCATCACCGTACCGACGATGCGGCCGCGCTGCCGCTCCGGCGCCAGCGCCGCAGCGGCCGGCACGATGTCCTGCGCCAGCGTGGCGGCGAGACCGACGCCGAGGCTGGCGGCGAGCAGCAGGCCGACGCCGGGGGCGAGGCCGCTGGCCAGCAGTGCGAGGGCGAGCAGCGCGGCCTTGAGGGCGATGATGCCGCGGCGGTCGTGGCGGTCGCCGAGCGGCGCCAGCAGCAGGATGCCGCAGGCGTAGCCGAGCTGGGTCAGCGTGGGAATCAGGCCGACGCGCGCGGCGTCGGCGCCGAGGTCGCCGGCGAGCACGCCGAGCATCGGCTGGCTGTAGTAGATCGAGGCGACACTGAGTCCGGCGCCGGCCGCGAGCAGCAGTACGAGCGTCGGACGTGGCCCCGCCTCGGCGGGAACGAAGGCTGCATACGCAGCCTGAATGTTGGCCATGATGGAAAGCTCCGGGGTGTGGGGCGACGGATGAATTCTTCCTTTTGACGATGCGGGTTTGTAGTGGCGGGGGATGCAGGACTGTTATACGTTTGACGCATGAGCGAACTCAGCCTTGAACCCCTCGCCGGCGCCGATCGCGTCGAACTGCTGCGTACCCTCGTGCGCATCGTCGAAGCCGGCAGCCTGTCGGCGGCGGCGCAGCAGCTCGGCATCACCCAGCCGACGGTGAGCCGGCGGCTGCAGGCGCTGGAGCGCGCGCTCGGCCTCAA
Above is a window of Azoarcus olearius DNA encoding:
- a CDS encoding MFS transporter, with the translated sequence MANIQAAYAAFVPAEAGPRPTLVLLLAAGAGLSVASIYYSQPMLGVLAGDLGADAARVGLIPTLTQLGYACGILLLAPLGDRHDRRGIIALKAALLALALLASGLAPGVGLLLAASLGVGLAATLAQDIVPAAAALAPERQRGRIVGTVMTGLLLGILLSRVVSGFVAEQFGWRTMYFIAAFAVAAIGVVAWRGIPHIPPTTRASYLALLGSLRGLWMAHPALRRAALAQGLLSVGFSAFWSTLAVMLHDSFQLGSAAAGAFGLAGAAGALAAPLAGRLADRRGPQPVTVLGAALALLAFAAMWLAPLLPPSARLGLIVASAIGFDFGIQAALVAHQSIVYSLDAGARSRINALLITTMFVGMAAGSSLGSLALAHAGWNGVIGVAVAASAVALALRLGARR